A single Halarcobacter anaerophilus DNA region contains:
- a CDS encoding inactive transglutaminase family protein produces the protein MQSIYKILIFSFLLIVAAFSLMWYKIVYLGFPLLQDKTENIWNIQAKITFNSKYKQSGVVSLTLPSKQNGFLIINEESSSPNYGYSVQNVNDVRKGVWSKRELQRGSQVLYYSIDIIKDRYSKVDPQKEFEQIIYQEDVSTPIMVAGKSILNSIYEKSANATTFTSLLIDEFNQKDPSQSTKLIRNNFMKNDIQKRDTLLKMVDYMGYKVRTVGALYLEDRKRNVDLVPMLEVFDKGKWQLFDINKGRISNNSHIFIWQRGSQFLLEAEGVSNSNVKFSITKNIVPARNAALVKDVKNQSALLDFSLFILPNETQNTFKFLLLIPLGALVVVFMRVFVGIKTSGTFMPILLSMAFIETELLPGIVMFIVVVTMGLVVRSYLSYLNLLLVARISSVLIVVLAIMAFVAIMSEKLNLEYATSITFFPIIILSWTIERMSIIWEEDGAKEVFQQGTGSLIVSVLAYFAMTNQTLSFITFNFPEVLLAVLGLTILLGRYSGYRLSELYRFKTMVKE, from the coding sequence ATGCAGTCAATATATAAAATATTAATTTTCTCTTTTCTTCTGATTGTCGCAGCTTTCTCTTTAATGTGGTACAAAATAGTCTATTTGGGCTTTCCACTGCTTCAAGACAAAACAGAAAATATTTGGAATATTCAAGCAAAAATTACATTTAACAGTAAATATAAACAAAGCGGAGTAGTATCTTTAACTCTACCTTCCAAACAAAACGGATTTTTGATTATAAATGAAGAATCAAGTTCTCCAAACTACGGTTATAGTGTACAAAACGTAAATGATGTTAGAAAAGGTGTTTGGTCAAAAAGAGAACTTCAAAGAGGTTCTCAGGTTTTATACTACTCAATAGATATTATAAAAGATAGATATTCAAAAGTCGATCCTCAAAAAGAGTTTGAACAAATTATCTACCAAGAAGATGTTTCTACTCCGATTATGGTTGCGGGAAAATCGATATTAAACAGTATTTATGAAAAGAGTGCAAATGCCACTACTTTTACCTCTTTATTAATAGATGAATTTAATCAAAAAGATCCTTCTCAATCAACAAAATTAATCAGAAACAATTTTATGAAAAATGATATTCAAAAAAGAGACACTCTTCTAAAAATGGTTGATTATATGGGATATAAAGTAAGAACGGTCGGAGCTTTATATTTAGAAGATAGAAAAAGAAATGTCGATTTAGTTCCTATGCTGGAAGTTTTTGACAAAGGCAAATGGCAGCTTTTTGATATAAACAAAGGAAGAATTTCAAACAATTCGCATATCTTTATCTGGCAAAGAGGTTCTCAGTTTTTACTAGAAGCAGAAGGTGTTTCAAACTCAAATGTTAAATTTTCAATTACAAAAAATATTGTTCCTGCAAGAAATGCAGCGTTAGTAAAAGATGTAAAAAATCAGAGTGCTTTACTGGACTTTTCTTTATTCATTTTGCCAAATGAGACGCAAAATACTTTTAAATTTTTATTATTGATTCCTCTTGGTGCTTTAGTCGTAGTTTTTATGAGAGTTTTCGTGGGAATAAAAACCTCAGGAACTTTTATGCCTATACTGTTATCTATGGCATTTATAGAAACAGAACTGCTTCCCGGGATAGTTATGTTTATAGTTGTTGTAACTATGGGATTGGTAGTTAGGTCATATCTTTCTTATTTAAACCTTTTGCTTGTTGCTAGGATATCTTCTGTTTTAATTGTAGTTCTTGCTATTATGGCTTTTGTTGCAATTATGTCCGAAAAACTAAATTTAGAGTATGCCACAAGTATTACTTTTTTCCCTATTATTATTCTTTCTTGGACAATTGAAAGAATGTCTATTATTTGGGAAGAAGACGGAGCGAAAGAGGTTTTCCAGCAAGGAACGGGCTCTTTGATTGTTTCGGTGCTTGCATATTTTGCAATGACAAACCAGACTCTTAGTTTTATAACTTTTAACTTTCCTGAAGTTTTATTGGCAGTTTTAGGATTAACTATTCTTTTGGGAAGATACAGCGGTTATAGATTAAGTGAATTATATAGATTTAAAACAATGGTAAAAGAGTAG
- a CDS encoding alpha-L-glutamate ligase-like protein: MLFANPFSLRKLGILGMNNRNINFIGKYNERKNYPLVDNKLQTKHLAQEHNLAVPELLGFIEYQVEVNSFEKYIKDEKSFVIKPAKGSGGKGILVILDSKNGKYIKPSGEELDKTDIRRHISNILSGLYSLGGKNDIAVFEKVVNFDDRFDGFSFEGVPDVRVVVYRGYPSLAMMRLSTSESDGKANLHQGAVGVGIDICTGKALSAVQFNRPVKYHPDTNKELKTLEVPYWDDILYLCSQCYEMTNMGYLGADIVIDKQRGPLILELNARPGLAIQIANDLGALTRFKQIDKVYGKHKTIQERIDFSKSNFCSKG; the protein is encoded by the coding sequence ATGTTATTTGCAAATCCTTTTTCTTTAAGAAAATTAGGTATTCTGGGTATGAATAACAGAAATATCAATTTTATAGGAAAATATAATGAAAGAAAAAATTATCCTTTAGTTGATAATAAACTTCAAACTAAACATCTAGCACAAGAACACAATTTGGCAGTTCCCGAGCTTTTGGGCTTTATTGAATATCAAGTTGAAGTAAACTCTTTTGAAAAATATATAAAAGACGAAAAAAGTTTTGTAATAAAACCTGCAAAAGGAAGCGGCGGAAAAGGTATTTTAGTAATCTTAGATTCTAAAAACGGGAAATATATAAAACCAAGCGGGGAAGAGTTAGATAAAACAGATATTAGAAGACATATCTCAAATATTTTAAGCGGTCTTTACTCTCTTGGAGGTAAAAACGATATTGCCGTTTTTGAGAAAGTAGTAAATTTTGATGATAGATTTGACGGTTTTAGTTTTGAAGGTGTTCCTGATGTAAGAGTAGTTGTTTATAGAGGTTATCCTTCTTTGGCTATGATGAGACTTTCAACTTCCGAAAGTGACGGGAAAGCAAATCTTCATCAAGGTGCTGTCGGAGTGGGAATTGATATTTGTACGGGAAAAGCTTTAAGTGCAGTACAATTTAATCGACCGGTAAAATATCATCCTGATACCAATAAAGAGTTGAAAACATTGGAAGTTCCTTATTGGGATGATATTTTATATCTGTGTTCTCAATGTTATGAAATGACGAATATGGGGTATTTAGGTGCAGATATTGTTATAGACAAACAAAGAGGACCTTTGATTTTAGAGTTAAATGCAAGACCGGGATTGGCAATACAAATCGCAAATGATTTAGGTGCCTTGACAAGATTTAAACAAATTGATAAGGTTTATGGAAAACATAAAACTATACAAGAGAGAATAGATTTTTCAAAAAGCAACTTTTGCAGTAAAGGATAA
- a CDS encoding SagB family peptide dehydrogenase, which produces MSDFDSFFDYHMKTKHSYYSVRSSPNRLDWDNQPSAFKSYPEKFAKIKLDMEKENHSFIFFTAGITAKKTYPGVEYYLRVNPSAGALYPNEIYFQSRNNEGIEDGIYHFDIQSSRITFLKRITDEGIEPFFNLKEKQNGFIFLISSIYYRSSWKYKNRAFRYCLLDAGHLLGTIEASCYIHEKEYDIIYDFDKQALNEAFNFDNQEFFTSAVFITKKTDKKVTKAELNLPLVDGSLYFEKNEMIEKAYIDSLKVQNPQKQIFKPNFNFNKSFFKEIILKRRSIREFTKQSISKIEFESIMQAVNNLVTSNCDEELNLYCVINRVQGMKLGLIKNGVFIKEADFASKAGYLCLEQNLGKDSAVTFFITSNSKNYQAMYQKAGLLGHRLYLASNYLGIGCSGIGAYYDDEVCEFIGEYTQVLYALAIGK; this is translated from the coding sequence TTGTCAGATTTTGATTCATTTTTTGATTATCATATGAAAACAAAACACTCATATTACTCAGTAAGGAGTTCTCCCAACAGACTTGATTGGGACAATCAACCAAGTGCTTTTAAATCTTATCCTGAAAAATTTGCAAAAATCAAACTGGATATGGAAAAAGAAAATCATAGTTTTATCTTTTTTACTGCCGGAATTACTGCAAAAAAAACTTATCCGGGAGTTGAATATTATCTAAGGGTAAATCCCAGTGCAGGAGCACTTTATCCAAATGAAATCTATTTTCAAAGCAGAAACAATGAAGGGATAGAAGACGGCATTTACCATTTTGATATACAAAGTTCCAGAATAACTTTTTTAAAACGAATTACAGATGAAGGAATAGAACCTTTTTTTAATCTAAAAGAGAAGCAAAACGGTTTTATATTTTTAATCTCTTCAATCTATTATAGAAGCTCTTGGAAGTATAAAAACAGAGCTTTTAGATACTGTTTACTTGATGCAGGACATCTTTTAGGAACTATTGAAGCCTCTTGTTATATTCATGAAAAAGAGTATGATATAATTTATGATTTTGATAAACAAGCTTTAAATGAAGCTTTTAATTTTGATAATCAAGAGTTCTTCACAAGTGCAGTTTTTATAACAAAAAAAACAGATAAAAAAGTAACAAAAGCCGAGCTTAATTTGCCTCTTGTAGATGGTTCTTTATATTTTGAAAAAAATGAAATGATAGAAAAAGCCTATATAGACTCTTTAAAAGTGCAAAATCCTCAAAAACAGATTTTTAAACCTAATTTTAATTTTAATAAAAGTTTTTTTAAAGAGATTATTTTAAAAAGACGTTCTATAAGAGAGTTTACAAAACAAAGTATCAGTAAAATTGAGTTTGAATCAATAATGCAAGCAGTAAATAATCTTGTTACCTCAAATTGTGATGAAGAGTTAAATCTTTATTGCGTTATTAACCGAGTTCAAGGTATGAAATTAGGATTGATAAAAAACGGTGTGTTTATAAAAGAAGCAGATTTTGCAAGTAAAGCAGGATATCTTTGCTTAGAACAGAATTTGGGAAAAGATTCAGCCGTTACTTTTTTTATAACTTCAAATTCAAAAAATTATCAGGCAATGTATCAAAAAGCAGGTCTTTTAGGACATAGGTTATATCTTGCTTCAAACTATTTAGGAATAGGCTGTAGCGGAATCGGCGCTTATTATGATGATGAAGTTTGTGAATTTATAGGAGAGTATACGCAAGTTTTATATGCCCTTGCAATAGGAAAATAA
- a CDS encoding GGDEF domain-containing protein: MNIKKVNFCAFTTLLSIILSLYILITFLIDSAKIDYNSYDANNYFIKVVIFAILFIAVAVGFTLFKLYKNRYIEEQIKQRTEDIQNENQTLKIYSHIDPLTQCLNEKFFMKRFKEEFKRAIREKQNISLFIVNIDEFKSFNDIYGEDEGNECLKIIANILVNHCNRPTDLVSKFEGDEFYVLLPNTKDAKTVCNNCINSVRSLNIPHDNSIASNVLTISIGTATLMPTDQIEMKELIKKAKESLKKAKISGRNRVY, encoded by the coding sequence ATGAATATAAAAAAAGTAAATTTTTGTGCTTTTACTACGCTTTTATCTATTATATTATCTCTATATATTTTAATAACTTTTTTAATAGACTCTGCAAAGATAGATTATAATAGTTACGATGCAAATAATTATTTTATAAAAGTAGTAATTTTTGCAATCTTATTTATAGCAGTTGCAGTTGGCTTTACTCTTTTTAAACTTTACAAAAACAGATATATAGAAGAGCAGATAAAACAAAGAACTGAAGATATACAAAATGAAAATCAAACTTTAAAAATATATTCACATATAGATCCTTTAACTCAATGTTTAAATGAAAAGTTTTTTATGAAAAGATTTAAAGAGGAGTTTAAAAGGGCAATAAGAGAAAAGCAGAATATCTCTTTGTTTATAGTAAATATAGATGAATTTAAATCTTTTAACGATATTTACGGAGAAGACGAGGGAAATGAGTGTTTAAAAATTATTGCAAATATATTGGTAAATCACTGTAACAGACCGACTGATTTGGTTTCAAAATTTGAAGGAGATGAATTTTATGTTCTTCTTCCTAATACAAAAGATGCAAAAACAGTTTGCAATAACTGTATAAATTCAGTAAGATCTTTAAACATACCCCATGACAACTCTATTGCTTCAAATGTTTTAACAATAAGTATAGGAACAGCAACTCTTATGCCAACAGATCAAATAGAAATGAAAGAATTGATAAAAAAGGCAAAAGAGTCTTTAAAAAAAGCAAAAATCAGTGGAAGAAATAGAGTTTATTAA
- a CDS encoding DUF4197 domain-containing protein has translation MIKFNKKFIAASVFLCTTAAFSFDLGSIAKDVINNVTNSSSNEKTSQTATSSTNLSDSTISSGLKEALQEGVTYAVETLGAQNGYLNNSSVKIPLPQNLQNAETIIRKVGGDKIADNLIEAMNSAATKAAPKTAEIFAKAIENMSLDDATAILNGKDDAATQYFKTNTTSSLKETIKPIITEAMEQNSVAKYYSAFNDYYKQYAKDYVDNSSVMSVAKNFGVDSYLPGSSDESLDDYVTTKAIDGLFAMIAKKEAAIRENPVEQTTSLLKEVFGK, from the coding sequence ATGATAAAATTTAATAAAAAATTTATTGCCGCATCTGTTTTTTTATGTACAACTGCAGCTTTTAGTTTTGATTTAGGAAGCATCGCAAAAGATGTTATAAATAATGTTACAAATTCATCAAGTAATGAAAAAACTTCTCAAACAGCTACTTCTTCAACAAATCTTAGTGATTCGACTATTTCAAGCGGTTTAAAAGAGGCTTTACAAGAAGGTGTTACTTATGCTGTTGAGACTTTAGGAGCCCAAAACGGATACTTAAATAACTCTTCTGTAAAAATTCCTCTTCCCCAAAATTTACAAAATGCAGAAACAATTATAAGAAAAGTAGGAGGAGATAAGATTGCGGATAACTTAATAGAAGCAATGAACAGCGCAGCTACAAAAGCAGCTCCGAAAACTGCCGAAATTTTTGCAAAAGCAATTGAAAATATGAGTTTAGATGATGCAACGGCTATTTTAAACGGGAAAGATGATGCAGCAACCCAATACTTTAAAACAAATACAACAAGCTCTTTAAAAGAGACCATAAAACCAATAATCACAGAAGCAATGGAACAAAACAGCGTAGCAAAATATTATTCTGCTTTTAACGATTATTATAAACAGTATGCAAAAGATTATGTTGATAACAGTTCCGTAATGAGTGTTGCAAAAAATTTCGGAGTTGATTCTTATCTTCCTGGAAGCAGTGATGAAAGTTTAGATGATTATGTAACTACAAAAGCAATTGACGGACTTTTTGCGATGATTGCAAAAAAAGAAGCAGCAATAAGAGAAAATCCCGTTGAGCAAACAACCTCTTTATTAAAAGAAGTTTTTGGAAAATAA
- a CDS encoding 5-oxoprolinase subunit PxpA → MIRLNCDMGESFGIWKMGADEQIMPYISLANLACGFHASDAVTMNRSVELAKKDNVTIGAHPSYQDLVGFGRRSISCSLEEIKSKVLYQLGALYAFCKSHGTTVAYVKPHGALYNDMMRDQNIYKAILSAVAAFDKNIKLMILSNPNNEAFEYTAKMYGITLIYEVFADRNYNDDGTLVSRMLPNAVITDELEIMQRVKTLKEYGFLESINSKRLYLKADTICVHGDTEDALNFVKSLYKVLN, encoded by the coding sequence ATGATTAGATTAAATTGTGATATGGGTGAAAGCTTTGGAATCTGGAAGATGGGAGCGGATGAACAGATTATGCCTTATATCTCTTTGGCAAATCTTGCTTGCGGTTTTCATGCTTCTGATGCCGTTACAATGAATAGATCAGTTGAACTAGCAAAGAAGGATAACGTAACAATAGGAGCACATCCTTCTTATCAAGATTTAGTCGGTTTTGGAAGAAGAAGTATTAGTTGCTCTTTAGAAGAGATAAAATCAAAAGTTCTTTATCAGTTGGGAGCCTTATACGCTTTTTGTAAATCCCACGGTACGACGGTTGCTTATGTGAAACCTCACGGCGCTTTATATAATGATATGATGAGAGATCAAAATATTTATAAAGCTATTTTAAGTGCAGTTGCGGCATTTGATAAAAATATAAAATTAATGATATTATCAAATCCAAATAATGAAGCTTTTGAATATACGGCTAAAATGTACGGAATAACTCTTATTTATGAAGTTTTTGCGGATAGAAATTACAATGATGACGGAACTTTAGTTTCTAGAATGCTTCCAAATGCAGTTATTACCGATGAATTAGAGATTATGCAAAGGGTAAAAACTTTAAAAGAGTATGGTTTTTTAGAGAGTATAAACTCAAAAAGATTATATTTAAAAGCTGATACTATTTGCGTTCACGGAGATACGGAAGATGCCCTTAATTTTGTAAAATCTTTATATAAAGTATTAAATTGA
- a CDS encoding 5-oxoprolinase subunit B family protein — translation MIKIQVASVDSLIIYFADVISKENSLKVKSAYKCLKALNNKAFIEIIPSYTSILITYDIFLYDFYSLRNMLTKILDNLPIEKESSQNLIKIDVYYSLEVGLDLQRVALHSNLSIDEVIKLHSSKIYDVYAIGFLPGFAYLASVDEKIKTPRLKTPRKKIPKGSVAIADSQTAVYPKESPGGWNILGRTAFNFFDKDLEALSPISIESKIKFNPICKEEFLSQGGII, via the coding sequence TTGATAAAAATCCAAGTTGCATCGGTCGACTCTCTTATAATATATTTTGCAGATGTGATTTCAAAAGAAAACTCTTTAAAAGTCAAATCTGCATACAAATGTCTAAAAGCTTTAAATAATAAAGCTTTTATTGAAATAATTCCTTCATATACTTCTATTTTAATTACATACGATATTTTTTTATATGATTTTTATTCATTAAGAAATATGTTGACAAAAATTTTAGATAATTTGCCTATAGAAAAAGAGAGTTCACAAAATCTTATAAAAATAGATGTATATTACTCCTTGGAAGTAGGATTAGACTTACAAAGAGTTGCTTTGCACTCTAATCTTAGTATTGATGAAGTAATTAAACTTCACAGCAGTAAAATATACGATGTTTATGCAATAGGATTTTTACCTGGATTTGCTTATTTGGCAAGTGTAGATGAAAAAATAAAAACACCGAGATTGAAAACACCGAGAAAAAAAATACCTAAAGGAAGTGTTGCTATAGCAGACAGCCAAACAGCCGTTTATCCAAAAGAAAGTCCCGGAGGCTGGAATATTTTAGGAAGAACTGCTTTTAATTTTTTTGATAAAGATTTAGAAGCTTTATCTCCAATATCAATAGAATCGAAAATCAAATTTAATCCAATCTGTAAAGAAGAGTTTTTATCTCAAGGTGGAATTATATGA